The segment AAACGGGGTAGCAATGATCGCATAACCCGACTGACCGAGTTGTTCAAGCAGCCAACGATAGGTCAAATTAGGTGCGGTTCCCACAAATGCCCCACCAAGAAAGTGAATAATAGCAATGGGATACGGGGGTATTAAGATTGAACTACCAGAGATGTCTTGCCATTCCATAGCTTAGCTAAAAACACAGTTAATCTTATTCTAGTTTAGGCATTAACCCAAAGACAGAGAAATTGCCGTTTCTCTCAACACTCAGCCATAAGTTCTCAGAAATTATACTTTTTAGCGAGTTTAACTGTTATGATTTCGGTGAAATTAGGGCATACTATCAGCATAGCTGTTAGTAGCTACCTCAACACCCACCCGTTCTAGCTATTAAAGTGTCATCGACAATCTGGATCAAACTTGTATGTTGGTTGTTCCTTTCTACTGGCTGCGTGGGGGTATATTGAGTGTATTTTCACTAACGGCAACCTATCTTGCTTAATGAATCCTTAGTTTAAGTCTGGTCAACATTGGTCTGGATATGTTGCAAATCAAGACACTCAACCCTGTGCACCCCAACAATAAAACATCCTAGTAAAACTATTTTGGATTGAATTATGTCTCGGTTTAATGGATTGTATCTAGCTTATTTGATCAGTTTATCAAAACACTCCCATAAACTGACTAAAAATCCTAATAATGGGTTTACCTTGCTAGAATTATTAATAAGTGTTGTAATTATTGGGGTTCTAGCTGCTATTGCTATTCCTTCCTATGTAGCAATAGTGGATAATGCTCGTTATGCCGAAGCCAAAATTCAAATGGGGTGTTTAAAGGGGGAATTAGAAGGGTATAGAATCGAATACGGATATTTTCCCGATGATGTCAATAATAATACAGTTCCTACCGGGATAGAATGTTTTTATCGCCAAAATAGTATGCAAGTTCCTTTTAATTCAAGATATGATTATGAAAATTGGTCAGTGTCTGGGGGATGTGTTATTCAAATTACGTTTTTTGGAAAAAATGGGGTACGAAATACCCTCGCTAATACGAATGCTTATCAAGCACCCGGTTTTCATAAATTTACGACTAATGATGATTTAATCTTAAGCCTTGGGGTTCAAGAGCCTTCAGTTTGTAGCTCTTGATTTTTTAGTATCATAGAACAAAGTTAATTAAGCAGTCAATAATGTCTAAATTACCGGTTCACAAAGATTATAAAGTTTGGCAAAACTCAGACATTTCTAAAACTTTTTTAGAAGGAGTTAGAGGAGCTATTCCTTTGGCTAAAGAGCAAATTGATGTTATGCTAAGACTCATTAATCTTACTCAGCCTAATGTCGATAAATTTCTAGATTTAGGTTGCGGCAATGGAATATTAGGAAAAGCTATCTATCAAAATTATCCAACAGCAAAAGGATTTTTTATAGACATTTCAGACACCATGATAGAAGCAGCCAAAAATACTTTAAATTCTGACTATGAATCAAAATTTATTATTGAAGATTTTAGTCAAAATACTTGGATTAATTGTATTATACAAGA is part of the Rippkaea orientalis PCC 8801 genome and harbors:
- a CDS encoding type IV pilin protein, which translates into the protein MSRFNGLYLAYLISLSKHSHKLTKNPNNGFTLLELLISVVIIGVLAAIAIPSYVAIVDNARYAEAKIQMGCLKGELEGYRIEYGYFPDDVNNNTVPTGIECFYRQNSMQVPFNSRYDYENWSVSGGCVIQITFFGKNGVRNTLANTNAYQAPGFHKFTTNDDLILSLGVQEPSVCSS